The following proteins come from a genomic window of Triticum aestivum cultivar Chinese Spring chromosome 6A, IWGSC CS RefSeq v2.1, whole genome shotgun sequence:
- the LOC123131808 gene encoding probable serine/threonine-protein kinase PIX13 translates to MGNICGGAGKADVAADYRPSSPGTSNYKTSGSVTTSNSTTGKLSSGGSSTFMASTGSGGTSGGFDEAAAGFLEGQILEAPNLRTFTFLELKTATKNFRPDSVLGEGGFGRVYKGWVDEKTMNPTKSGTGMVVAVKKLNSESMQGYEEWQSEINFLGRLSHPNLVKLLGYCWEDKELLLVYEFMAKGSLENHLFRKGCAPLSWELRLKIAIGAARGLAFLHASEKQVIYRDFKASNILLDASYNAKLSDFGLAKLGPTGSNSHITTRVMGTYGYAAPEYVATGHLYVKSDVYGFGVVMLEMLSGKRALDPNRPNGQQSLVDWAKPYLADRRKLARLMDPQFEGQYNSKQSHQAAQLTLNCLAGEPRMRPSMKEVLETLEQIEALKSRTRETRGGSGTSSRDRAHGRSAAVHQRSSPRGNGDGRRGSRPTNGHATKAR, encoded by the exons ATGTGGCGGCGGACTACCGGCCGTCCAGCCCAG GAACATCCAACTACAAGACGagcggcagcgtcaccaccagcaACAGCACCACGGGGAAGCTCTCATCGGGAGGCAGCAGCACCTTCATGGCCTCCACGGGCAGCGGCGGCACCAGCGGGGGCTTCGACGAGGCCGCGGCGGGTTTCCTCGAGGGCCAGATCCTGGAGGCGCCCAACCTCCGCACCTTCACCTTCCTCGAGCTCAAGACGGCCACCAAGAACTTCAGGCCcgacagcgtgctcggggagggagGGTTCGGGAGGGTCTACAAGGGGTGGGTGGACGAGAAGACGATGAACCCCACCAAGAGCGGCACCGGCATGGTCGTCGCGGTCAAGAAGCTCAACTCAGAGAGCATGCAGGGGTATGAGGAATGGCAG TCAGAGATAAACTTTCTGGGAAGGCTCTCGCATCCAAACCTTGTCAAGCTGTTGGGCTACTGCTGGGAGGACAAGGAACTGTTGCTTGTCTACGAGTTCATGGCCAAAGGGAGCTTGGAAAACCATCTTTTCAGAA AAGGATGTGCTCCGCTGTCATGGGAACTGAGGCTGAAGATAGCCATTGGTGCAGCTCGAGGACTTGCATTCTTGCATGCATCAGAGAAGCAAGTTATCTACAGGGACTTCAAGGCTTCCAATATTCTTCTAGATGCA AGTTATAATGCGAAGCTCTCCGACTTTGGGCTTGCTAAGCTTGGACCAACGGGTAGCAACTCTCATATCACGACTAGGGTTATGGGCACCTATGGATATGCGGCTCCGGAATACGTAGCCACCG GCCATTTGTATGTCAAGAGCGACGTTTACGGTTTCGGAGTTGTGATGCTGGAGATGCTGTCCGGCAAGCGAGCGTTGGACCCCAACCGTCCCAATGGACAACAGAGCCTCGTTGACTGGGCGAAGCCCTACTTGGCTGACCGGAGAAAGCTCGCCCGCCTTATGGACCCTCAGTTCGAGGGCCAGTACAACTCCAAACAGTCCCACCAGGCGGCGCAGCTGACGCTGAACTGCCTTGCCGGTGAGCCCAGGATGAGGCCGTCGATGAAGGAGGTCCTCGAGACGCTCGAGCAGATCGAGGCACTGAAGAGCCGGACAAGGGAGACAAGAGGAGGGAGCGGGACGTCATCCAGGGACCGTGCCCACGGCCGCTCTGCTGCAGTGCACCAGCGGTCATCTCCACGCGGCAACGGTGATGGGCGCCGTGGCTCGAGGCCCACCAACGGGCACGCCACGAAGGCACGGTGA